Proteins found in one Amycolatopsis aidingensis genomic segment:
- a CDS encoding cytochrome P450, which translates to MAETTPAAQAARPIPMQRRCPFDPPEELGRLRAERPISRLAYPDGTLGWLVTEYATARRLLADRRFSSRMELMHSPIRTPDPEPTPPGMFIFMDQPEHTRYRKLLTGQFTLRRMRQLEPRIAEFAEGLLDDLERHGPPADLVRHFALPLPSLVICELLGIPEEQREFFQHHTAEMVRPDLTPEQSAEIDKAVFGFLDELVARKRAEPADDILSGLLAEAELSADEAVGMATILLVAGHETTANMLGLGTFALLEHPGQLAALRADPGLMDGAVEELLRYLSIVQYEINRTALEDVELDGQLIKAGEPVTVSLPGANRDPARFDRPDELDVTASAAGHLAFGHGVHQCLGQQLARAEMRIGYTALLRRFPGLRLEVAREDVPLRTDRGIYGVYRLPISW; encoded by the coding sequence ATGGCCGAGACCACGCCCGCCGCACAGGCGGCACGCCCGATACCGATGCAGCGCCGCTGCCCCTTCGACCCGCCCGAGGAGCTGGGGCGGCTGCGTGCCGAGCGGCCGATCAGCAGGCTCGCCTATCCGGACGGGACGCTGGGCTGGCTGGTGACCGAGTACGCCACCGCGCGGCGGCTGCTGGCCGACCGCCGGTTCAGCTCCCGGATGGAGCTGATGCACTCGCCGATCCGCACCCCGGACCCGGAACCCACGCCGCCGGGGATGTTCATCTTCATGGACCAGCCGGAGCACACCCGGTACCGCAAGCTGCTCACCGGCCAGTTCACCCTGCGCCGGATGCGGCAGCTCGAACCGCGGATCGCCGAGTTCGCCGAGGGGCTGCTGGACGACCTCGAGCGGCATGGTCCCCCGGCCGATCTGGTGCGGCATTTCGCGTTGCCCCTGCCCTCGCTGGTGATCTGCGAGCTGCTCGGGATTCCGGAGGAGCAGCGGGAGTTCTTCCAGCACCACACCGCGGAGATGGTCCGCCCGGACCTGACCCCCGAGCAGTCCGCGGAGATCGACAAGGCGGTGTTCGGGTTCCTCGACGAGCTGGTCGCGCGCAAGCGGGCAGAGCCTGCCGACGACATCCTCAGCGGGCTGCTGGCCGAGGCGGAGCTCTCCGCGGACGAAGCGGTCGGGATGGCCACGATCCTGCTGGTCGCCGGGCACGAGACCACCGCGAACATGCTCGGCCTCGGCACCTTCGCGCTGCTGGAGCATCCCGGGCAGCTGGCCGCGTTGCGCGCCGATCCCGGGCTGATGGACGGGGCGGTGGAGGAGCTGCTGCGGTACCTGAGCATCGTGCAGTACGAGATCAACCGCACCGCACTGGAGGATGTCGAGCTGGACGGGCAGCTGATCAAGGCGGGGGAGCCGGTCACCGTGTCGCTGCCAGGAGCCAACCGCGACCCGGCCCGGTTCGACCGGCCGGACGAACTGGACGTCACCGCCTCGGCTGCCGGTCACCTGGCCTTCGGGCACGGCGTGCACCAGTGCCTCGGCCAGCAGCTGGCCAGGGCTGAGATGCGGATCGGGTACACCGCCCTGCTGCGCCGGTTCCCGGGTTTACGCCTCGAGGTGGCACGGGAAGACGTGCCGTTGCGTACGGATCGCGGTATCTATGGGGTGTACCGGTTACCCATCAGTTGGTAG
- a CDS encoding ferredoxin, giving the protein MKIEVDTEVCCAAGMCALTAPDVFDQDESDGTVMLLEPAPAAQHHAAAREAAELCPSGAITVTDSE; this is encoded by the coding sequence ATGAAGATCGAGGTGGACACCGAGGTCTGCTGCGCGGCCGGGATGTGCGCCCTCACCGCTCCGGACGTCTTCGACCAGGACGAATCCGACGGTACCGTGATGCTGCTCGAACCGGCCCCTGCCGCGCAGCACCACGCGGCGGCCAGGGAGGCGGCCGAGCTGTGTCCTTCCGGCGCGATCACGGTGACCGACTCAGAGTAG
- a CDS encoding acyl-CoA desaturase: MTSTLDRSTESTSGRKPILEGRAGAARQVAVYVFIGLPFLALLAAIPFLWGWGLGWLDLALAVGFFYLTGLGVTIGYHRYLTHGAFKATRPMRIALAIAGSMAVQGPPITWVANHRRHHAFADREGDPHSPWLFGTSPSAVLKGFWHAHIGWNFSRDLTNKQRFTPDLLKDRDMVWVNKLFWLWTVLTLLLPAAIGGLVTWSWWGALTAFFWAGLVRVGVLHHVTWSTNSICHMIGDRPFKSRDKAANFWPLAVLSFGESWHNLHHADPTCARHGVRRGQIDTSARLIWLFEKFGWVSNVRWPTPKRVAALTRE; encoded by the coding sequence ATGACGTCGACCCTTGACCGGTCCACCGAGTCCACCAGTGGACGGAAGCCCATCCTGGAGGGCCGGGCCGGTGCCGCACGGCAGGTGGCGGTGTACGTGTTCATCGGGTTGCCGTTTCTCGCGTTGCTCGCCGCCATACCGTTCCTCTGGGGCTGGGGGCTTGGCTGGCTTGACCTCGCGCTGGCGGTCGGGTTCTTCTACCTGACCGGGCTCGGCGTGACCATCGGGTACCACCGGTATCTGACGCACGGGGCGTTCAAGGCGACCCGGCCGATGCGGATCGCCTTGGCCATCGCGGGGAGCATGGCCGTGCAGGGACCACCGATCACCTGGGTCGCCAACCACCGTAGGCATCACGCCTTCGCCGATCGGGAGGGCGACCCGCACTCACCGTGGCTGTTCGGCACCTCGCCCTCCGCGGTGCTCAAGGGGTTCTGGCACGCGCATATCGGCTGGAACTTCAGCCGGGACCTGACCAACAAGCAGCGGTTCACCCCGGACCTGTTGAAGGACAGGGACATGGTCTGGGTGAACAAGCTGTTCTGGTTGTGGACGGTGCTGACCCTGCTGCTGCCGGCCGCGATCGGCGGGCTGGTCACCTGGTCCTGGTGGGGCGCGCTGACGGCGTTCTTCTGGGCTGGGCTGGTCCGGGTCGGCGTGCTGCATCACGTCACCTGGTCGACCAACTCGATCTGCCACATGATCGGGGACCGGCCGTTCAAGAGCAGGGACAAGGCGGCCAACTTCTGGCCACTGGCCGTGCTCTCCTTCGGGGAGTCCTGGCACAACCTGCACCATGCCGATCCGACCTGCGCCCGGCACGGGGTGCGGCGGGGCCAGATCGACACCTCGGCCCGGCTGATCTGGCTGTTCGAGAAGTTCGGCTGGGTCTCCAACGTGCGCTGGCCCACGCCGAAACGAGTGGCCGCGCTCACCAGGGAGTGA